The DNA region CCCGTACGTCTTGCGGGTCGTGTTGAAGACGAAGAAGTAGCGGCCGTAGCGGGCGGTGAGCAGGTCCGGGTAGCCCGAATAGGCGTGGTCTGCCTCGAAGTTCTCGCGGCGGACCGTGCCGACGCCCGGTTGGAAGGTGATCGGTGCGAGTTCACCCGCCAACGCCTGGAGCGCCGAGGAGTCGCCCGTCTGCTGGTCCTCCATGAAGTCGACGTCGATGTTGTCCATGCGGGCCCAGTAGTCCTCGTACTGGAAGCGTGCGTTGGTGTTGATCTGCACGATGTGGTCGCGGTTCGCCTGCCGGACGTGCAGGCGTCCGTTGCGGGCGAACCCCCGCTGACGTTCGTTGAGTTGGCCCCACAGGTGGAGGTCGCCGTCCCTGAGCGAGACGAACATGCAGTCCACGTCGACCCAGGCGAAGCGCTCGTAGTGGGCACGGTTCACCGCTAGTGCGGTCAGTTCCCCAGGCGTGTAGTGGGCGAAGTCCGTGTGCGGGTGGACTATTCCGGTCGGCTCGTGGGCCTTCAGGTAGGCGTAGGTCTCGCCGAGCGCGAGGTCGTACTTGCTCTTGCCGGTCACGGAGGCGAAGGAGCTGAAGTACTGGTGGTCGGCGAGCTGTTGCTGGGCGAAGCCGACCGCCTCGCGGGCGTACGAGCGCGTGGTCGCCCAGCGGTTCGCGGTGTACCGGTCTGCGTGCTCGGCCATGTGCCGGGCCAGGGCGACGTAGTTGAGGATCCTGCCCTCGGAGATCCGCAGCACGTAGCCTGGAAAGCCCGGGTAGTTGGTGTTGCGCTCGTCGATCACCATCTCCATGCGCATGGTGCGCTTGAGGTTGTCGTCGAGGTCGGTCATCCGGGCCAGGGAGCGGGCGTGCAGGTTGCGCAGCGCGATCTCCAGGATCCGGTCGTTCAGGTCCTCGTCGCCCTTGTGGCCCCAGGTGCGATGGAACCACTCCGGCAGGTAGTTGGTGGCCTCGCCGTAGTTGGCGACGTAGCCGTTCTCGCGGGTGTGGCCCGCCTCGGTGATCGTGGTGTAGTGCTTGCCGAGGGGCAGGCGGCGTACCAGGTTGCCGCGCTTGTCCAGTTTGGACCTGGCCAGGCCCTTGATGACGTACTTGATGTAGTCGTCGGTCCAGCGGGCCGTGGTGTCGTGGTAGAAGAGCGAGTGGAAGAGGTCCAGGTCCTGGCCGTCCGGGCCGACGAGGACCTCCTCGCCGAGGAAGGGCAGCCAGCCGAGCGCCTCGCCCGCGATGCGGTGGCTGCGCGCCTTGCCCTCGTAGAACTCCGAACCAATGACCCGCAGCCCCTCGTGGGCCTCCCAGGCGCCCTCGTACGTGTACATCACCTGGTTGTAGATGTACGAGAGCCGCGAGCGGGCGTAGTCGAAGTTGGCCTTCAGGACGCGGCCCCAGGCGGCCCGGCGGGTCAGCGGTGAGCCGTCGAAGTCGACGTCCTTGAGGGAGGTCCTGCCCTCGCTGGTCCCGGTGGTGAAGGGCTCGTCCAGGAATGCCTCGAAGGCCTCCCTGCCGAGGACCTCCTTGTCCGCGATGAGGTTCTCGACGATGTAGAGGGCCTCGCCGAGTGCTCCGTAGTAGCCGCCCCAGTCGCCCTGGTGGCCGCCGCGGGCCAGGAGTCTCGTGTCGGCGTAGTAGTCCTTGGTGTGGTTGTCCACGCACTTGAAGACCCGCAGCAGGGCCGTCCGCCGGTCGGTGGCGGTCCTTGCCGGGCACCAGCTGGACTGGGTCAACGCGGAGGCGTAGAAACGGAGTTCGTCCTCGTAGCGGACGATGCTGAGCCTGGCCGTCGCCGATGCGTCGATCTTCGCCGAGTGGTCGTTGAAGAGCTTCACCTGGCCGGCCACATAGCCGTCGACGAGTGCCTGCTTCTGCGGCTCGGACAGGTCCGCGACCGTGTCCGTGGGCGGTGTGAAGCCGGCCTGCGGCTCGCCGCTCACGTCGAGGTACGCGCCGGTGTGGGTGTACGCGCGGTAGTAGCCGCGGGAGTCGGCGGTGACCTTGGCGGTGAACGCGGCGTCGTAGGTGCGCAGGGTGATCTCGGCGTGCTCGCGGCCCTTGGTGTGCTCCAGCGGCAGCATCACCGTGGCGTAGAAGAAGCGGCCGGGCAGCGGACGGACCGTGCCGGTGTTCAGCGCCTCGTAGTCGCCGGAGCGGCGGTAGCCGATCTGCTCGCCGTTGATGTACGCGATCGTCTTGTACGGGGAGGTGTCGCCGCCCCAGAACTTGACGGTGAGGTAGTTCTGATGGAGGGGGTCGACCCGCACCGTGAAGCGGAGGTCGCCGGTCTTGATGTCGGGGGTGGCCAGGGGTTTGGCGACTCGGGCCCGGTCGCCCGCGTTGCCGTCGACGGCGGCGGAGTCGGGGGCGGTCAGCCCGTGCGCCGTCTCGGAGTCGGGGTTGCCGAAGTCGACGAGGTCGAGGCGTCTCGCGCCGTCGGCCTCCCCGGCCGCTGCGGCGGACGCCTGCTCGGCGGCGGTCCAGGACCAGCCGGTCAGCGCGAGAGCGCCGGTGCCGGCGGCGGTACCGGCCAGGACGGATCTTCTGGTGACGGACATGCGGGATCCTCACGGCGGGGAAAGGAGCGGGAGGGGTCGGATCGCGGGATGCGGGAAGGACTGCGGGCCGGTCGGGGGCCGAGTGCTCGGGCGGCCTTGCGGGCACAGCCACGCGGGCAGTCACGCGGGCGCGACCAGCCAGTCGGCCGCGCGAGCGCGCCTACCTGAACGGCCTTGCGGGCGTGGCTACTTGAGGGAGCCGAGCGTGACGCCGGAGCGCCAGAACCGCTGCATCGAGATCATCAGGATGACCATCGGGATGAGGGAGAGCAACGATCCCACGACCACCATGCCGGTCAGGTCGGCGGATGTGTCGACCTTGACCTTCAGCCACGAGTAGAGGCCGACCATCACGGTCCACTTCTCCGGCGTACGCAGGAACACCAGGGGTCCGAAGAACGAGTTCCAGGAGCCGACGAAGCCGAGCAGGAAGATCGTCGCAGCGCCCGTGGACATGAGGCGGGCGCCGACCGTGAAGAAGATGCGGTACTCGCCCGCGCCGTCGATGCGGGCGGCCTCCAGGAGTTCGGGCGGGATGGCGCCCTCCGCGTACACCTTGGCGAGGTAGACGGAGAAGGCGTTGAACAGGCTCGGCACGATGATCGCCGACGGGGTGTCGACCATCCGCAGGTCCGTGAAGAGCAGGAAGGACGGGATGGTGAGCAGTGCGTGCGGAACGAGGAAGGACCCGATGATGCAGCCCATCAGCACGCCCCGGCCACGGAATCGGTACATCGCCAGGCCGTAGCCGCAGGCGACGCAGACCAGGGTCATGCCGGCGGTGCCGACGACTCCGTAATAGAGCGTGTTCCACAGCCACTTAAGGAAGATGCCGTCCTGGTAGGTGAACAGCGCCTTCAGGTTGTCCGTGAAGTGCAGGTCGGAGAACCACAGCCCGTTGGTGGTGTAGAGGTCGGACTGGTTCTTGGTCGCCGACACGATCAGCCACCACACGGGCGCCAGCGAGTAGAGGGTGAAGAACACGACTCCGCCGAGGACCAGGGCCTTGGTCCGCCGGCCGTGCCGGACGGGGCCGGTACCGTCGCGGGACGCGGCGGCACCGCGCTTCGGGCGCGGGGGTGTGGTCGTGGACCGGTCGATGGTTGCGGTCATGAAGGGGAGACCTCGCTCGTGGGCCGAGGAACGGACACACCGCCCGCGCCCGCCGCGGCAGGCTTGCGCCGCGCGACACGGAGGGGCGCGGCCGGGACAGCGGTCGTGGGCCTGCTGCTGACGGCGGTCATGACGTGGGCGCCTTGTTCGTGAGTCGGTAGAACAGTGCGGACGCGGTGCCGACGACCAGGGCGAGGATGATCGAGAGGGCGGAGGCGTAGTTGAAGTTGCCCTGCTGGAAGGCCCAGTCGTAGATCGCCATGATGGGGGTGAAGTCGCGGGTGACCGTC from Streptomyces sp. NBC_00258 includes:
- a CDS encoding carbohydrate ABC transporter permease is translated as MTATIDRSTTTPPRPKRGAAASRDGTGPVRHGRRTKALVLGGVVFFTLYSLAPVWWLIVSATKNQSDLYTTNGLWFSDLHFTDNLKALFTYQDGIFLKWLWNTLYYGVVGTAGMTLVCVACGYGLAMYRFRGRGVLMGCIIGSFLVPHALLTIPSFLLFTDLRMVDTPSAIIVPSLFNAFSVYLAKVYAEGAIPPELLEAARIDGAGEYRIFFTVGARLMSTGAATIFLLGFVGSWNSFFGPLVFLRTPEKWTVMVGLYSWLKVKVDTSADLTGMVVVGSLLSLIPMVILMISMQRFWRSGVTLGSLK
- a CDS encoding Tat pathway signal protein, whose amino-acid sequence is MSVTRRSVLAGTAAGTGALALTGWSWTAAEQASAAAAGEADGARRLDLVDFGNPDSETAHGLTAPDSAAVDGNAGDRARVAKPLATPDIKTGDLRFTVRVDPLHQNYLTVKFWGGDTSPYKTIAYINGEQIGYRRSGDYEALNTGTVRPLPGRFFYATVMLPLEHTKGREHAEITLRTYDAAFTAKVTADSRGYYRAYTHTGAYLDVSGEPQAGFTPPTDTVADLSEPQKQALVDGYVAGQVKLFNDHSAKIDASATARLSIVRYEDELRFYASALTQSSWCPARTATDRRTALLRVFKCVDNHTKDYYADTRLLARGGHQGDWGGYYGALGEALYIVENLIADKEVLGREAFEAFLDEPFTTGTSEGRTSLKDVDFDGSPLTRRAAWGRVLKANFDYARSRLSYIYNQVMYTYEGAWEAHEGLRVIGSEFYEGKARSHRIAGEALGWLPFLGEEVLVGPDGQDLDLFHSLFYHDTTARWTDDYIKYVIKGLARSKLDKRGNLVRRLPLGKHYTTITEAGHTRENGYVANYGEATNYLPEWFHRTWGHKGDEDLNDRILEIALRNLHARSLARMTDLDDNLKRTMRMEMVIDERNTNYPGFPGYVLRISEGRILNYVALARHMAEHADRYTANRWATTRSYAREAVGFAQQQLADHQYFSSFASVTGKSKYDLALGETYAYLKAHEPTGIVHPHTDFAHYTPGELTALAVNRAHYERFAWVDVDCMFVSLRDGDLHLWGQLNERQRGFARNGRLHVRQANRDHIVQINTNARFQYEDYWARMDNIDVDFMEDQQTGDSSALQALAGELAPITFQPGVGTVRRENFEADHAYSGYPDLLTARYGRYFFVFNTTRKTYGNERSYEVEVPSATGRTGSTGATGSTVLDLVSGKELPVRGGKVRVPPKTGLVLKLPTALDTELPPAHVDFVHTLPGDGAVTVTWQTTAGASHYEVRRATRQQGPYKVLSAKETGHHFTDTSARPGETYFYTVTAVNGQGPGWTSHTIRTELPKPASPGLRNSGWRDDALRKARPGSTAVRGATIRVLGARGDGLGEGDDYKVPSRSVEDQLHYVSRPLAGCFTLTTHVTGSRGPLTGLMLRDRIAADTRHLFFGADKDGQLVFHNRTRDSRHDWQDDLRSPITRRLDGQTLAATPYLRIVRDAGSHRVHGQVSADGTTWVTVATLFTPFPYAVHAGFAATGDAEFAKVAVDTLGAHALLLSVERDADTATVRWNKPDDALTFTLSRSTGGGQWEVLKKDTREYAHEDKNLRHGTRAYKVTAALVDGGTRDSAVTVAVAEAFAQVLTRARRTDASEWTKKSYAAFTAELDRIEKATGDPETARVDAVYAAHELLVSVDTLLRKFQVTPSMVVASTTQWPGTGTREAAGWRAFDGDPTTYTDTTAAESWIDIDAGASGPITVDRIRLYPRGDQLSRANGTVFRGSDEAGVDGTDFHTVSGVDAARWYEFRLAERVSYQRIRVYDGHNGRCNVGEIEFWYQLPDEE